A single region of the Leclercia sp. AS011 genome encodes:
- the argA gene encoding amino-acid N-acetyltransferase, which yields MVKERRIELVQGFRHSVPYINTHRGKTFVIMLGGEAIEHENFSSIVNDIGLLHSLGIRLVVVYGARPQIEANLAAHHHEPIYHKHTRVTDAKTLELVKQAAGLLQLDITARLSMSLNNTPLQGAHINVVSGNFIIAQPLGVDDGVDYCHSGRIRRIDEEAIHRQLDGGAIVLTGPVAVSVTGESFNLTSEEIATQLAIKLKAEKMIGFCSSQGVINELGNIVSELFPNEAQARVEELEEQGDYYSGTVRFLRGAIKACRSGVRRSHLISYQEDGALLQELFSRDGIGTQIVMESAEQIRRATINDIGGILELIRPLEQQGILVRRSREQLEMEIDKFTIIQRDNLTIACAALYPFPEEKIGEMACVAVHPDYRSSSRGEVLLERVAAQARQQGLSKLFVLTTRSIHWFQERGFTPVDIDSLPETKKEMYNYQRRSKVLMADLG from the coding sequence GTGGTGAAGGAACGTAGAATCGAACTGGTCCAGGGATTCCGCCATTCTGTTCCCTATATCAACACCCACCGGGGGAAGACGTTCGTCATTATGCTCGGCGGCGAAGCCATTGAGCACGAGAACTTCTCCAGCATTGTCAATGACATCGGCCTGCTGCACAGCCTGGGTATTCGCCTTGTGGTTGTCTACGGTGCTCGCCCACAGATTGAAGCCAATCTGGCCGCGCATCATCACGAGCCGATTTACCATAAACACACCCGCGTCACCGACGCCAAAACGCTGGAGCTGGTGAAGCAGGCCGCCGGTCTGCTGCAGCTCGATATCACCGCGCGGCTCTCCATGAGCCTCAACAACACCCCGCTGCAGGGGGCGCACATCAACGTTGTGAGCGGCAACTTTATTATCGCCCAGCCGCTTGGGGTGGATGATGGGGTGGATTATTGCCACAGCGGACGTATTCGTCGTATTGATGAAGAGGCTATTCATCGCCAGCTCGACGGCGGCGCGATTGTGCTGACCGGCCCGGTCGCCGTCTCGGTGACCGGGGAAAGTTTCAACCTCACCTCCGAAGAGATTGCCACCCAGCTGGCAATCAAGCTGAAAGCCGAAAAAATGATCGGCTTCTGTTCGTCGCAGGGTGTCATTAACGAGCTGGGGAATATCGTCTCCGAGCTATTCCCGAACGAAGCCCAGGCGCGGGTCGAGGAGCTCGAAGAACAAGGCGATTACTACTCGGGCACCGTGCGTTTCCTGCGCGGCGCAATCAAAGCCTGCCGCAGCGGCGTACGTCGCAGCCACCTGATCAGCTATCAGGAAGATGGTGCCCTGTTGCAGGAGCTGTTCTCCCGTGACGGGATCGGGACGCAGATCGTGATGGAGAGCGCCGAGCAGATCCGCCGCGCCACCATTAACGACATCGGCGGTATTCTGGAGCTGATTCGCCCGCTGGAGCAGCAGGGGATCCTGGTACGTCGCTCCCGCGAACAGCTGGAGATGGAGATCGACAAGTTCACCATTATCCAGCGCGACAATCTCACCATCGCCTGTGCGGCACTCTATCCCTTCCCGGAGGAGAAGATTGGTGAGATGGCCTGTGTCGCGGTACACCCGGACTACCGCAGCTCGTCGCGCGGCGAGGTATTACTGGAGCGGGTCGCAGCCCAGGCACGGCAGCAGGGGTTAAGTAAGCTGTTTGTGCTGACGACCCGCAGCATTCACTGGTTCCAGGAGCGCGGCTTTACGCCGGTGGACATTGATTCCCTACCGGAAACCAAGAAAGAGATGTACAACTATCAGCGTCGCTCGAAGGTGCTGATGGCGGATTTAGGTTAA
- the recD gene encoding exodeoxyribonuclease V subunit alpha, protein MTMQELLLEAVEQRVLRRLDVQFAMMMAGNDEPSVMLATAILSRDAGEGHVCLPLSRLQAEAKSPALQACFALHDESLEWSATLMRSRAVSAGDEPTPLVLVGDRLYLNRMWRYERAVARFFSEANQPLPHDSADVQRTLNALFTSDEAVNWQKVAAAVALTRRISVISGGPGTGKTTTVARLLAALIQMAGEEKCRIRLAAPTGKAAARLTESLGGALQQLPLTDIQRKRFPTEASTLHRLLGAQPGSQRLRYHAGNPLHLDVLVVDEASMIDLTMMSRLIDALPPHARVIFLGDRDQLASVEAGAVLGDICTWASAGFTVQRAQELAGMTGCQMEGNVSPVAGALRDSLCLLQKSYRFGSDSGIGQLAAAVNRGDRHALRSVFDGTFSDIEKKQLQSGEEYLVMLEDALQGYHHFLDHVQHQASEEAILAAFSRYQLLCALRDGPFGVAGLNERLEQVLVQKRRISRQPHSRWYEGRPVMISRNDSALGLFNGDIGIALDRGQGLRVWFQMPDGSLKSVQPSRLPEHETAWAMTVHKSQGSEFDHAALILPTQMSPVVTRELVYTAITRARRRLSLYADDGVLVQAVTTRTERRSGLSAIFEAL, encoded by the coding sequence ATGACGATGCAGGAATTATTGCTGGAGGCCGTAGAACAGCGCGTATTGCGTCGTCTGGATGTGCAGTTTGCGATGATGATGGCCGGGAACGATGAACCCTCGGTGATGCTGGCGACGGCGATTTTAAGCCGGGACGCCGGAGAGGGGCATGTCTGCCTGCCCCTGTCGCGCCTGCAGGCAGAGGCGAAAAGCCCCGCCCTACAGGCCTGTTTTGCCCTGCATGATGAATCGCTGGAGTGGTCCGCCACGCTGATGCGTTCGCGCGCGGTGAGCGCTGGGGACGAGCCAACGCCGTTGGTGCTGGTGGGCGACCGGCTCTACCTCAACCGGATGTGGCGCTACGAGCGGGCCGTGGCCCGTTTCTTTAGCGAAGCCAACCAGCCGCTGCCCCATGACAGTGCCGACGTTCAGCGTACCCTGAACGCGCTGTTCACCTCTGACGAAGCCGTTAACTGGCAAAAGGTGGCGGCGGCCGTGGCCTTAACGCGGCGTATCTCGGTCATTTCCGGCGGCCCGGGGACCGGCAAAACCACTACCGTCGCCCGCCTGCTGGCGGCGCTGATCCAGATGGCGGGGGAGGAGAAGTGCCGTATCCGGCTGGCGGCCCCGACCGGTAAAGCCGCCGCACGTCTTACCGAGTCGCTGGGTGGCGCGCTGCAACAGCTTCCGCTGACCGACATCCAGCGCAAGCGCTTCCCGACCGAAGCCAGCACCCTGCACCGGTTGCTCGGCGCTCAGCCGGGCAGCCAGCGTCTGCGCTACCATGCCGGTAACCCGCTGCACCTGGATGTGCTGGTGGTGGATGAGGCCTCAATGATCGACCTGACCATGATGTCCCGGCTGATTGATGCCCTGCCGCCGCATGCCAGGGTGATCTTCCTCGGCGATCGTGACCAGCTGGCCTCTGTCGAAGCCGGGGCGGTGCTGGGCGATATTTGTACCTGGGCCAGCGCCGGTTTTACCGTGCAGCGTGCTCAGGAGCTGGCCGGGATGACCGGATGCCAGATGGAAGGCAACGTCAGTCCGGTGGCGGGCGCGCTGCGCGACAGCCTGTGCCTGCTACAAAAAAGCTACCGGTTTGGCAGCGACTCCGGCATCGGCCAACTGGCGGCCGCGGTCAACCGTGGCGACCGCCACGCTCTGCGCTCGGTGTTTGACGGCACGTTCAGCGATATCGAGAAAAAGCAGCTCCAGAGTGGGGAAGAGTATCTGGTGATGCTGGAGGATGCCCTGCAGGGATATCACCATTTTCTCGACCATGTGCAACATCAGGCCTCCGAAGAGGCGATCCTGGCGGCATTCAGCCGCTACCAGCTGCTGTGCGCCTTACGCGACGGTCCCTTTGGCGTGGCCGGGCTTAACGAAAGGCTGGAGCAGGTGCTGGTGCAAAAACGGCGCATCAGCCGTCAGCCCCATTCCCGCTGGTATGAAGGCCGCCCGGTGATGATTTCGCGCAACGACAGTGCGCTGGGGCTGTTTAACGGTGATATCGGGATTGCGCTGGACCGGGGGCAGGGGCTGCGCGTCTGGTTCCAGATGCCGGATGGCAGCCTGAAGTCCGTACAGCCGAGCCGTCTGCCGGAGCATGAAACCGCGTGGGCGATGACGGTGCACAAATCGCAGGGCTCAGAGTTCGATCATGCGGCGTTGATCCTGCCTACCCAGATGTCGCCGGTGGTGACCCGCGAGCTGGTCTATACGGCCATTACCCGTGCCCGTCGGCGGTTGTCGCTGTATGCGGATGACGGTGTGCTGGTGCAGGCCGTTACCACCCGTACGGAACGACGCAGCGGGCTGAGTGCGATTTTTGAGGCCCTGTAA